The genomic window TGATGTTTTTCAGAAAAAGAGTGTAAAAAATGGTTTGCGAGCAAGGGTATGTCTTCCTTCCGGTGTCTCAAAGGGGGGAGTTTTATACTTACCACCTTGATCCGATAGTACAGGTCTTCCCGAAACCGGTTCTCCTCAATTTCCTCTTCAAGGTCGCGATGGGTGGCGCTGATAATACGGGTATCCACGGTGAGTGTTTCACTGCCGCCGAGACGTTCAAATTTTTGTTCCTGCAATACGCGGAGGAGTTTTGATTGGGTGCTGGCGCTCATATCGCCGATTTCATCAAGGAATATCGTGCCCTTGTTTGCCAGCTCAAACTTTCCCAACCGCCGCTCCGCAGCGCCGGTGAACGCGCCCTTTTCATGGCCGAAGAGTTCGCTTTCAATCAACGTCTCCGGCACGGCGGCGCAATTCATAATAATGAGCGGTTCATTCCTGCGTTTGCTGCGCCGATGAATTTCCCGGGCCACGAGTTCCTTTCCGCTGCCACTTTCACCCTGGATGAGCACGGTAACGTCGGTGGTGCCGACCTTTTCAATCCTATCGAACACCGCCTTCATGGATTCGCTCTGGCCGATGAGTTCGCCCATGCCTTCCAGTCTGCCGATCTCCAGCCGGAGCCTGGCGTTTTCCTCCTGTAAAACAAGCCGTTCGAAGGCGTTTTTTGCAATAATCCGGAGCTCATCGATTTCATAAGGTTTTGCAATATAATCATACGCGCCCCTTTTCATGGCCTCAACGGCAATTTTTTCGGAGCCATAGGCAGTGACGATCACTACCAGGGGAGGGTTCTGCAGGGCGTTGATCATTTCAAGGGTTTTCATGCCGTCGGGCTGCGGCATATTAATGTCCAGGAGGACCAGAGCGGGACGCAGGGTTTTTATCATCTGGAGCGCATCGGCACCATCCCTTGCCTCATGGACGATATAATTATCTTTGAGGAGCGCCTTCTTCATCCCGTAGCGCGCGGCCTTTTCGTCGTCTATAATGAGTACGGATGGCTTGAACATGGTCTCAGGTCTGTATGAATGCCGGTTCGTGAAAAGGAAAGTTTATTACGAATGCCGCGCCCTGCCCATCACTTTCCACATCGATGGTGGCTTCCATGTCTTCGAGTTTTTTCTTTACAATAGAGAGGCCCAATCCTGTTCCCGTCTGTTTCGTGGTATAAAAAGGCTCGAATATTTTCTGGAACGATTCCCGGGGTATGCCGGGGCCGGTATCGGCAATTGTTACCTGAATTGCATGCCTTTCCTGCTGGACGTGGGCGTGAATAAGTATTGTCCCGCCGGATGGCATTGCTTGGATGGCATTGTGGAACAGGTTAAAAAAAACCTCCTTTAATGCCCCCCCATCGGCAGTAATTGCGGGGAGGTCGTGGGGGATGTTGCAGGATGTCGTAATCTTATTCTGCTTTGCTTCATGATTGAGCACAACAAGGGTTGAGTGAATAACGTCTCCGATTCTGACGCTGGTTCTTGTGTCGCTTCCTGGTTTCGCAAATTGCAGCAGTTGATTGACAACCTTTGTCAGACGATCTATTTCGTCCACGATAATAGCGAGATCCTCCTGCAAAGGATCATTTTCCCTTATATCTTCCCGCATCACCTGCACGATGGCTTTTATCGAGCTCAGCGGATTTTTTACTTCATGAGCCACGCTGGTGGAGAGACGCCCAAGGCTGGATAATTTTTCATTTTCATACATCTTCCGTTCCAGGGCAAGTTTCTCCTCAATAATCTTTGACTTTTCAACCGCGGAGCCAATGTCGTTGGCAATAATCATCAACTGATCCAGATTATCAGAGGCAAGCTGTATGCCTCGTTTTACCCGTCCCAGGCTCAGAAGACCGGTGAGTTTCCGATTGACAAAGATCGGGAAGATGAAAATGGCATCGAGCAGCCGCATCTCATTAATGACAGAAACATCTTTTACCTCATAGCGGTTTAATACGATAAATTCACCCTTGGCAAAAAACTGCAGAATATGCTGTATCTTTTCCAGGGAAATGGGTTCGTATCGTTTCTCCCCAATAACCTGAATCCGGTCGCTCTTAAAGAGAAGGAGGTTGGTCGATTTGATGGCAGTTGCTTTCCGAATAGACTCGACGACCTGCTCCAGCAGTTTGGTGAAGTGAATGAGGGGATCGGTGCTAATAACGTGACTCAGTTCGTTTAAGAGATATTCACTGTCCACCGTACGGTAAAAGATCAGTTTCCGGAAAAGCTTTTGCATCTTCTCCCTAAGGGTCGGAAACCAGAATACCAGGTTAATGACAAAGACCGCCTCCAGCATCCGCGCATTTACCAGATAGTGGTGCTCCAGATATTTACTGAATTGTTTGATGCCGAAATAATAAAGACAAATTAAGATCAGGGTGAGAAATGAATAGAAGGCGCTGCGCCGGAGGACAAACTCCATGTAATTATACCGGTAAACATAGTAGGCGAAAATAATGCTGGGGAAGATGGATGACAACATGGAAGCCAGCACCAGATAGTCTCCTGCATAGGGAATCTTGTTGCCGTTCAGGAGCACCGTGAATCCGATAAAAACGGCTATGGTCGTCACCACCCAAAAGATCGCCAGATGAAATTTGCGTTCTTCCTTTTCATCTCCCATTTTTGAAAGCCAGCGGGAAATACCCGCAGAAATGAACAGGGAAAGGAGCAGCCAGAATACAAAAGGCTTCACATAGTGAGTCGCAAGTGCGGTCAAAGAGGAATCTGAGAGCTCGATAAAATTCCTGATAACCCGTGAAAAAGGTATAACAGGGAGATAAATACCCACGATAATAAGCCGTTGCAGGGATTTTCTGATATGCGGATTATTCTCAAAAAGAAAAGAAACCGCCGTATGGAGCAACAAGCTGGGCATGAAGCCGATCCCGGTGTAGGAAATCGCATCAGCAATAAAATTTACCGAGAAGAGACTTTTCCGAAACAGGAGAAAGCTGAAGAGTGAAACCGAATTTCCAAAGTGCCACATGGCCACACTGATGACAAGGAAGAGAAAAATGAGTTCGCTTCCCGTCTTGTGCTTTCGTTGCACGATAAGGATGGAGAGCACGATGTGCAGGATAGTGCCCAGAATGAAGCCGATAAGGGAGATAATTTCGTAGAGCTGCATAAAACGAAGCGGGTTCTTTGATCCTCATGAAAAAGGGTTATTGGTAAAGATTTTTACAAAACAGGCAGCAGGCATACCGGGGTTATGGGTCTGATAACGTGAAAATAAGGCGTTGTAAAGCCATTTCTGATATCGAATAAGCGGACATATTCCCGATTTTTTGTAAAAAATGAACAAATAGTTATGGATGAATACCTGCGAAAGTTGTCGTGGCAGGCATGCCTTTCCCTCCGGAGTGTGGGCATCACCCACGAAAAATAAGCGATATGGACGAGTAATATGTGGTGGGCGATGCCCACCCTACCCGGTTAGCCCGATACCAAAAATCGGAAATGTACACGGGCAGGCTGTTATTCTCATTTATAATATTGGTGACAAAAGCCACTGTCAATAGAAAAACCGTATCCCCGTCATGCATACAGCACCATCGCTGAAAACAGAAAAATATCAGAAGAGTATAGAGTCGCAGGATATGGTTCTGGATATGGTTATGGATAAGAACGGTAAACGGAGATGATCAGACAGCGGGAGAGAAAGACCGGAAAAATGAGGTGTAAAGCAA from Candidatus Brocadia sp. includes these protein-coding regions:
- a CDS encoding sigma-54 dependent transcriptional regulator, with the protein product MFKPSVLIIDDEKAARYGMKKALLKDNYIVHEARDGADALQMIKTLRPALVLLDINMPQPDGMKTLEMINALQNPPLVVIVTAYGSEKIAVEAMKRGAYDYIAKPYEIDELRIIAKNAFERLVLQEENARLRLEIGRLEGMGELIGQSESMKAVFDRIEKVGTTDVTVLIQGESGSGKELVAREIHRRSKRRNEPLIIMNCAAVPETLIESELFGHEKGAFTGAAERRLGKFELANKGTIFLDEIGDMSASTQSKLLRVLQEQKFERLGGSETLTVDTRIISATHRDLEEEIEENRFREDLYYRIKVVSIKLPPLRHRKEDIPLLANHFLHSFSEKHQKRIASITPEAMKHLVSYDWPGNIRQLKNALESAVVLSNNEILDTSDLPEEIKLSGSSALPLKSIDYTLSFRDAKKILIENFERDFIQKKLEECDGNVSRTAEALDMHRQNLQQKIRELRIIKERNCHE
- a CDS encoding ATP-binding protein, coding for MQLYEIISLIGFILGTILHIVLSILIVQRKHKTGSELIFLFLVISVAMWHFGNSVSLFSFLLFRKSLFSVNFIADAISYTGIGFMPSLLLHTAVSFLFENNPHIRKSLQRLIIVGIYLPVIPFSRVIRNFIELSDSSLTALATHYVKPFVFWLLLSLFISAGISRWLSKMGDEKEERKFHLAIFWVVTTIAVFIGFTVLLNGNKIPYAGDYLVLASMLSSIFPSIIFAYYVYRYNYMEFVLRRSAFYSFLTLILICLYYFGIKQFSKYLEHHYLVNARMLEAVFVINLVFWFPTLREKMQKLFRKLIFYRTVDSEYLLNELSHVISTDPLIHFTKLLEQVVESIRKATAIKSTNLLLFKSDRIQVIGEKRYEPISLEKIQHILQFFAKGEFIVLNRYEVKDVSVINEMRLLDAIFIFPIFVNRKLTGLLSLGRVKRGIQLASDNLDQLMIIANDIGSAVEKSKIIEEKLALERKMYENEKLSSLGRLSTSVAHEVKNPLSSIKAIVQVMREDIRENDPLQEDLAIIVDEIDRLTKVVNQLLQFAKPGSDTRTSVRIGDVIHSTLVVLNHEAKQNKITTSCNIPHDLPAITADGGALKEVFFNLFHNAIQAMPSGGTILIHAHVQQERHAIQVTIADTGPGIPRESFQKIFEPFYTTKQTGTGLGLSIVKKKLEDMEATIDVESDGQGAAFVINFPFHEPAFIQT